From Candidatus Binatus sp.:
AAGTGGGCGCGGTCGTGACTCTCAGCGGCGCGGAGTTCGAGAAGAACGGGCGCAAGGTCATCTATGTTCAGGTTGCCGAGCGAGAGAAGGGACGAACACGATGATGGCTAATCAGTCGCTACCATACAGGACTCCGGTTTTCCGCACCGTAGCAGAGCGGGACGTACGCCTCGCCGCGACAGCGGCAGTCGCTTTCACCGCAGCGTTCTCGCTCGCGATTGCAACCCAGCACATCGCCGCGCTGTTCAGACATTCCGCAGTGTTGGGCGCACCTCTGGCGACTCTGCCCTTTGTCGGACCTTTTTACCGGCCGTGGAGCATTCTGATTTGGGCATGGGAGTGGCAACACGTGGCCGCCGCAAAGCCGATGCTAAGCGCAGGAATGCGCATATTCGAATACCCAACCTTGATCGTCACAGTCGTGGCGATGATCGCCGTTCATTTTACCCGGCGAGTCGGAGCCAGAGCAGACGATTTACACGGTTCAGCTCACTGGGCCGGCAGGAAGGAGATCAGCGCCACCGGGCTGCTCGACGCAGACAGCGGCGTCTATGTCGGGGCATGGCGAAATGGAAGGAAGACTTACTATCTGCGCGACTCGGGGCCATCGCACGTGCTCGCCTTCGCTCCGACCCGCACGGGCAAAGGCGTGGGACTGGTAATCCCAACCCTGCTCAGTTGGCCCCACAGTGTCGTGGTCCACGACATCAAGGGCGAAAACTGGAAGCTCACCGCAGGCTGGCGACAGAAAGGCCTTGGCAACCTCTGCCTGCGATTCGATCCGACATGCACTGACAGCACAGCGGCACGGTACAACCCGCTCGCTGAAATCCGCATTGGTCACGAGGAGGTCAAGGACGCGCAGAACATCGCGGACATGCTGATCGATCCGGTCGGCAACGCCCCCCGCGATCATTGGGACCTGACCGCGCATGATCTCCTCACCGGCGTGATCCTTCACGTGATCCATGCCGAGGCCGACAAGACACTCGCTGGATGTCTGAAATTCCTGAACCCGCCGGATCGCGATCAGGAGAAGGCGGTCCAGGCAATGATCGACGCCTCGCACGCCCAAGAGATCACGCACGCCGTGGTTGCCGGAGCGGCGCAAGCGGTGCTCAGCAAAAGCCCCAATGAGCGAACTTCTGTTCTCAGCACAGCGACTCGCTGCCTCACTCTGTATCGAGATCCGATCGTTGCCGCGAATACGGACGCGTCGGACTTTTCCATCGCCGATCTGACCCACCACGATCGGCCGGTGAGTCTCTATCTCACCGTGCCGCCGTCGGACCTGACGCGGACACGCCCACTGATGCGCCTTCTACTGGCGCAGATCGCTGCTCGGCTCACCGAGACTTCCCCTTCAAATGAACACGCGGTGCCGATGTGTCGCCTATTGCTGATGTTGGACGAATTTCCCGCGCTCGGACGCCTCGACTTCTTCCAGAGCTCGCTCTCTTACGCGGCAGGCTACGGAATCAAGGCGTACTTGATCGCCCAGGACCTGAGCCAGCTTTACGCCGCTTACGGCCACGACGAATCGATCGTCTCGAACTGTGCGGTTCGGGTCGCATATGCGCCTAACAAGATTGAAACCGCGCGGCTGATATCCGAGATGGCAGGCGCGGCAACGGTGCGCCACGAGCACCGCACCTACTCGGACAGCCGGACCACGGTGTCAGAACCCTCGATGCAGCGCCCATTGATCACGCCAGACGAGACGATGCGATTGCCCGAAGATGCGGCGCTGATCTTCGCTCCCGGAAGTCCCCCGATCTACGGAACCAAGATTCGCTACTACCTCGACCAGGAATTTTCGGCGCGCGCCAAGCTCGCTCCGCCCCGACACTCGGATCGCGTCGGAGCCGTTCGCGAGTGGCCAGAGACGCCGGCCTCGGGCGCCAATCATGAGAATCGATGCACCGAAGAAGCGAACGACCGACATTCAACCGCGGAGCCGGAGCGCGAGCAGGCTCTGAGGGACTCAAGCAAGGAGTGGCTATTCAAGTGAGAAACAATGCGCGAGAAGTCTCCTGCTATTTGAGTATCGAGGAAGCCGCTCATTTCAGAGAGGCGGCTTCTGCAAACAAAATCTCGCTGTCTCGTTACCTCCGGCAGTGCCTGCTCGACTACGAGCGTCTCAGCACCAACGGCAACCGAGAACCAAACGGCTTCGCGCTAGTCGAGATGGAGCAGCGACTCGGGCGCAGCATCGAAGTGCAGGGTAAGCGGCTCAATTCGATTTACCACGAGTTGCATGTCTTATTCGCGATGTTTGACCGGCTCGCGTTTGTTTCGTTGGTACACCTGCCCGAGATTCCTGCCGAACTGCGCGAAAGCGCGCTGACGGCCGGAACCCGCCTCTACAACAACTGGCGTCACGCGGTGATGGAACTGACCGAGACCGATTCTCCGACTGTACAACAGACCGAGGAGCCCGCCGACCGGCGAAACGACCAACAGGAGAATGGCGATGGGATTGGCAGCGATTCAATCCACGCGGCTGGATGAGCGGCTCAGGCGCGAGCTTGGCCCCGCCGTGCTGGCGGCTCTCGACGACCCGGACGTGATCGAGATCATCCTCAATCCGGACGGGACGCTCTGGCTTGAATCTCACGGCGGAGGAATGCGGCCCGCAGGAACAAAAATGCATGCCGTACAGGCGGAACGCCTGATCGGAACCGTGGCGTTCGCCCTCAACACCGTCGCGAACGATCAACGTCCGGTCATCGAATGTGAACTGCCATTGGACGGAAGCCGCTTCACCGGCTGGTTGCCACCCGTCGTCAGCTCCCCGTCGTTCGTCATCCGAAAACACGCTCGACTCATCTATACGCTCGACGACTATCTCGCCCACGGCATCATCGACGCCAACCAGGCCGAAGAGTTTCGAGGCGCCGTCGCCAGACGCGAGAACATCGTGCTCGCCGGCGGAACCGGCTCAGGCAAGACGACGCTGGCGAACGCCCTGCTTCACGAGATGGTCCGGCTCGGAAATCCAAACGAGCGCTTCATCATCATCGAGGACACTCTCGAACTACATTGCGACGCGCCGAACGTGATGCTGCTTCATACGACCGTCGCCGCGGACCTCACCTTCCTTACACGCACCACAATGCGAGCGCGTCCCGACCGCATAATCATCGGTGAAGTTCGCGGCGGAGAAGCGCTGGCGCTGCTCAAGGCCTGGAATACCGGCCATCCCGGCGGCGTGACTACAGTGCACGCCAATAGCGCCACTGCCGCGCTCACGCGACTGGGCAGTCTCGTTCAAGAGGCGGGAGTACCGCCCCAGCCGGATCTAATCTCACAGACCGTCAATGTTTTGGCCTTTGTCATGCGAACGCCCAAGGGGCGGCGCGTGACAGAGATGGTTCGCGTTGAAGGCTACGATCCCGCCTTTGGTTTCAAAATCAGTTCGATAGGAGGCCCTCATGAAGTTGATCATCGATAGGATTCATTCCCGTACCGACCAGTGGCTCAGCAAACTGAGCTACGCGATCGCCGTGGTAACGATTCTGTGGCCCGCACGAGCGCTCGCAACCACGGGAGTCGGTACTCTGCCGTGGGATGCACCGCTCGCGACGATTCAGGGAGACCTGCAGGGCACCGTCGCCCACGCCGCGACAACAATTGCCGTCATCGGCTGCGGGCTCACCTGGACCTTTAGCGAGCACGGCACTGGCGCGCGGAAAATGTCCGCCGTTGCCCTTGGAGGAGCGGCGGCGCTCGGAGCAACGCAGTTGATGACGGCGCTGTTTCCATTCGCGCCCGCGCTCTTCTAGTTAGGCGGTCCAGATCGGGCGATGGACACTGAGGTTCAACGAACGCTGATCCATCAGGCGCTCACGCGGCCAGTCTTGCTTGGAGGCGCGGAACGGCGGCTTGCGATTCTGAACTGGCTGATAGTCGCAGCGCTGATTTTCGGGGTCGGCCTGCATCTATACACGGTTGCGATCGCGACGATCCTGGGCACCGCGGGTCACTGGGCGCTTCGACAGGCAGCCAAGTTCGATTCGCAACTGAGCGAGGTTTACATCCGGCACTTGCATTACCAGCGGTACTATCCGCCGCGCGCCGCGATCACCGCTCCACCAGCACCCGTTCATCCGGCAGTGCCGAGGCTTAGGAAGTACTAGGGGACAGCAGTAATGTTCAAAGAATTCAGAAACCTTCGGCGCCAGTCAGATCGACTTGGAGGTTTTCCGGACCTCCTCAACTACGCGGCGCTGATAGACCCCGGCATCGTTCTGCTGAAGGATGGCTCGCTCTTGGCCGGCTGGCGCTACAGCGGCCCTGACCTGAACTCGGCAAGTCCCGAGGAAATGACGGCTCTCGTTCATCAAGTAAATGCCGGTCTCGCGCGGTTGGGCGACGGCTGGATGATGAACGTCGATCTCATCCGCAAGCCGAGCGTCGGCTATCCGGAGGCCGGAGCTTTTCCTGACCCCGTCACCGCGCTGATAGATCACGAGCGCCGACTTCACTACACGGAGGAAGGCCAGCACTTCGAGAGTCGCTTCGCGTTGACTCTCACGTGGACGCCACCCACCGAGATGCAGTCGCGAGCCGCGGGCCTGCTCTTCCAAGGCCGCAGAGCAACCGATTGGGAGGAGACGCTCGACCTCTTCAGGCGCAGTCTCGCGGAAAATGAAGATGCTCTGAGCGCCAGACTCCTGATGCAGCGCATGGACGACGTTGCGCTCCTGTCGCACCTCAACTCCTGCATCACCGCGCGCCCCGATCCCGTCAGGCCGCCTGCCGAGGGGAACTTTCTCGACGTTCTGCTCGGCAATCATGAATTCCATGCGGGCTTCCAGCCCATGCTGGATGACATTCAAATTCGCCTGATCGGCCTGACCGGCCTTCCGCTCCACTCGTGGCCCGAAGTCACCGCATTCCTGGATGAACTTGCAATTCCGTACCGCTGGTCGACACGCTTCATCTTCCTCGATGCCGCCGAAGCCGAACGGGCTCTTCGCATCCAGCGGCGCAACTGGTTCCAGAAGCGCCATGGACTGTCCGGTATGATCAAACAGGTGTTCAGCAACGGCGCGTCTCAGAGCTTCGAGAACAAAGATGCGCTGGCGATGGCTGAGGACGCGGACGACGCACTTGCCGAGGCGAGCTCGAACCGGGTCCGCTTTGGTTACTATACGAGCACCATCATCCTGATGGACGAGAATCGTTTGGCCGCCGACTCCAACGCGCGAGAGATCGCGAAGCAACTGCAACATCATGGCTTTCCCGCTGTCATCGAGCACGTCAACGCGAACGAGGCGTATCTTGGCTCCCTTCCCGGCCACGGCTATCGGAACGTCCGACGACCGCTCATCCACACGCGGAACCTCGCCGACCTCATGCCGACCACCAACGTATGGCCAGGAGAGGAAATCAACCCGTGCCCTTTCTATCCGGAAAACAGTTCCCCGCTCTGTTACGCCGCGACGACTGGCGGAACGCCGTTTCGCCTCAACCTGCACGTTGGCGACGTCGGCCACACCCTGATCTTTGGTCCGACTGGCGCCGGCAAATCGACGCTGCTCGGCCTGCTAATCGCGCAGTTCTTCCGCTATCCGGACGCGCAGGTTTTCTGCTTCGACAAAGGCCTGTCGGCATTCGTGCTGACCAAGGCCGCGGGCGGCGACCATTACGATCTCGGAGAGAGCGAAATCTCCTTCTGCCCGCTCGCGAATGTAAACGACGACAACGAGCGGATGTGGGCGCAGGACTGGCTCGAAACTCTCCTCAATCTGCAAGGCGTGACACTCCTTCCACAGCATCGGAAAGCCATCTGGCGTGCCCTCAAGCTATTGGGCGACAGCGGATCTGACGCCCGAACCATTACCGATCTGGTTCGACTGCTTCAGGATCAGACGCTACGCGACGGACTCGACTTCTATTCCCTCCACGGCCCGATGGGCCGTTTTCTCGATGCCGATAATGACGTACTTGGCAGCAGCCGCTTTCAGACTTTCGAGATCGAGGCGCTGATGGCGATGGGCGAAAAGGTTTTGTTGCCGGTCCTCACGTATCTCTTTCACCGGATCGATCAACGCCTGGACGGGAGACCGACCCTCATAGTGCTCGATGAAGCATGGGTGATGCTCGCCAACGGTGCGTTTGGTGCGAAGATCGAAGACTGGTTGCGAACGCTGCGCAAGAAGAACGCCGCCGTCGTGCTTTCCACCCAAAGTCTGGTTGAAGTCGCCAACTCGCCGCAACGCGATGTGATTCTCGAGTCGTGTCCAACCAAGATTCTGCTACCCAATCCCGAGGCGCAGAATCCCGTTACTGCCGACCTCTATCGCAAGTTCGGCCTGACCAGCCGACAGATCGACATGCTGTCGCTCGCGATACCGAAGCGCCAGTACTACTACCTCTCGCCCGCCGGCCGACGCCTTTTCGATCTCGGACTGGGACCGGCCACGCTGGCTTTCATCGGATCTGGATCGAAGCCGGACATCCTTCAGGCCCGTCAGCTGATCGCAAAACACGGAGATTGCTGGGCGAGCGAATGGCTCCGCGTCAGAGGATTCGGCGACTGGGCGGAATACCTCGGCAGAATCTGTGCTCGTGTCGAAGCGCCCGGCAGGCCCTTGCTCAGCACTAACCGCGTGCCCCCGCTCTATACTAACGGCACGGCAAATCAAGCGGAGATAAATCAATGAAGAGGAAAAGATTCTTCGAATTCTTGTCAACAATCGTGGTCGTCATCGCTTGGCTGTCGTTCACGTGTCTTCCTGCGCACGCTCTGTTCGGAGCCGGCGACGTGGTGTTCGATCCGACGATGTATGCGAGCCAGCTTCAGCAGCTTCAGCAAGAGACTCAAACGGTCCTTACCGAAGCGCAGCAGCTCCAGTACATGATCAGGAACACCACCGGCGGATACGCAGGCGTGTGGCAATCAAGCCAGTCCATGCTCGACGAACTGGGCGGGATCATTGAGCAGCAGGGCGGACTTTCTTACACGCTCAGTAATCTGCAAGCGCAATTCCAGCAACAATTTCCCGGCTACACGGTGCCATCCAATCCGGACCAACAGGAAGCAAAGAACATCGCCACCACCTTGAACACCCTCAACGGCACTCTGGCAGCCGCTCAATTGCAGGCGCAGAATTTTGCCAACGAGCAGGCGCAACTCACCGGGCTCGAAGGTATGAACAAGACCGCTGCGGGAAACTTGCAGGCAATCCAGGTGGGCAACGAAATCGCCTTGCAGCAGGTGCAGCAGATTCAGATGCTGAGGCAGTTGGTAGTCTCCATGATCAACGCGCAGAACGTAGCTGCTGCGAATGCGGTCAATCGGCAGGGCGCCGAAGACGCCAGCACCCAGCAGTGGCTTGGTGCCGGCCCGACCATCCCATTTTCAGTGGCGCCGACCGGCGGCCAATAGAACCGAGAGGCCCCCCATGAAACGTGTAGTACTCTGTTTGTTGGTCGCCGCCTTCATCGTTACCGCATGCCACAAGAACAATACTGACCAAACGCATGACGCGCTTGCGGCCCTAGAGTCGAACAGTCCCAGTCAGCAATATGGTCCCGCCTTCTGGAGCGACGAGTTCCAGCGGAAGACTGATCTATGGCAGCGCGCCTTCGATTTCTGCAGCCAGCCCGCGCATCAGGATTATGCGAACTGTGCAGCAGTCCTCAGCCAAACGGAGAATCCCAGCGCGAAAAACTGGTTGGGAGGAGGCACCAACGTTCCCTTCGGACTGCAGCCGCAACCAACTGGAAGCCCAAGCCACTAGAGGCAGCGAATATGAACAACCTCGACAATATAGGCCAGACATTTCAATGGGCCGGTCAGCGATACATGGCGATCATGCAGCCCTTTGCGGAGAAGATTTTTCTGGGTTTGGTACTCATCGAGATAATCATAACGTGCGTGCACTTCCTCGCCGACCAAGATGAGCCCACCCGCCTTCTCGCCGAGTTAGTTAAAAAGTCACTCGCTCTAGGCTTTCTGTACGCGATGATCGTCAACGCGCCAATATGGTTCAGCGCTATTATCCAGGGCTTCCAGCAAATAGGTGGACAAGCCGCAGGTATACCTGGGCTCAGCCCCAGCTCCGCTTTCAACAGTGGGCTCGCACTTTTTCAGATCATTTATCGTGGCTTCGGGAGCCTCGGTTGGTTTCACGTAACGCTGGCAGCTCTGATCGCATTGATCGCCGGGTTGATCATGTTCTTATCGTTCGCCCTCATAGCCGCCCAAATGCTGCTGGCTCTTTGCGAGGCATACGTTGGCGCTGGAGGTGGTGTGCTTCTTCTGGGATTTAGCGGGTCACGCTGGACGATCAAGTTTGCGGAAGGCTTCTTAGGCTGGATCGTGGGAGTGGGGATCAAACTGTTTTTCCTATATCTGATGGTCGGGATTGGACTGACTATCACGGCGGGTTGGAACACCGCTCTGATCGGTTGGACAGCCGGCGACCCATCCCTCCCCCTAACGATCGCAGGCGGAGCGATGATATTCGCGCTTCTCGCTTGGACCATTCCAAACACCGCCGCATCGATCGTCGGAGGTGCGGTTTCGCTTAATTTAAGCCACGCATTCGAAGCCGCGATGGCCGGCTATGGCTTGGGGCGAATTCTGACAAGTCAGAAAACTGCCGGAGCTGAATCCGGTTCTTCAACTCAAGGCGCCCACTCGCTGGGCGCAAGCCTCGAAGCTGGCGACAGAGCCGCCGCCAACAACCACGGCAGTTCGGCCTCGTCCCGGCCCACGGTACGGATGCCCGCAAGCGGTAACGTGATTTCCTCGCCCACCCCGAACTGAAGCCAAACGGTCCGTGCTGGTCGCGGCTCGGCTACTCAACAGGCCAATCACACCGCCCAGACCGGTCTTCTGTGAGGATCACAAGCTCGCCCGGATTTCGCGATCCCCGGCTGGATACAAAATCTGAAGGGCATAGCCACGGGCTATCGTCTGCGCAACTGGTTTCACCGTTTGGTGGAAGCGTCATTTTCTGATGAAAGGCCCCGACGGCATGGACAGGCGCCGTTCGCACCGGCCCTCTTTACAAATGGCAACTCGGTGACTACTATTCGCAATGAAGGAAATCAGTGAAGACTTGACGCAAAGGGTGAATACTTTTCGCACAGAACCGACTCAGGCCAAGAACGAACATGACTAGGTATGTGACGAAATATCACGAAATTTCTGATGAGTGAAGGGGATTCTCATCTAGTGATAGATTTTCGCGGGCGCTCGTTGCCCGAACCAGCGCGTCCCGTGGGCTATGCGGCCTTGATCGAACGCTACAATCTGCAGATTCCATTGCCTTCTCGACTCGCCGCGACGGCATCCCGACATCACCCCGCGTCAACAGAAGCTTGGCAGCTCTTCACTCCCCGACATGCACCAGAGAACACCCTGAGCGGGCACCTCGAGTTCGCCCTCAAATGGGAGGGCGTGGACCTCAGTGTTCTGGCCGCGCTGTTCAAGGTCGTACCGGACGAGGAGATCGCCGGCGCCGTTCGCTCCAAACCCACCGGCGCTTATGCCCGGCGCCTCTGGTATTTGCATGAGTGGTTGACCGGCCGGCAGCTCGACATAAGGGATCCGGGAAAAGTGCGAGCGGTAGCAGTCGTCGACCCGACCAAACAATTCGCCATCGCAGGCGGGAAGGTCTCGTCGCGGCACAAAGTAATCGACAACCTTCCAGGCACGCGCGCGTTCTGCCCAATGGTGCGGCGCACCAAAGCGCTCGAAGAGTATGCGGCGAAAGGCCTCAACAAAATTGCCCGCGACGTGGTGGGTCGCATTCACGCCGATATAATGGCCCGCGCAGCTGCCTTCCTGCTCCTCAGTGACAGCAAGTCGTCATTTTCGATCGAGGGCGAACGGCCATCTCCGAAGCGTGCCGTGCGTTGGGGTCAGATCATAGGTGAGGCGGGTTCGCGCAAGCTGAGCATCGCCGAGTTGGAGAGATTGCAACAGATCGTGATTGGCGACGCACGCTTCGTGCATCTTGGACTGCGTGCCGAAGGTGGATTCGTGGGGACGCACGACCGCACGAATAACGAACCGATTCCGGACCACATCAGCGCGCGTCCCGAGGATCTCACGAGTCTCGTTGAAGGAGTGATTACGTATGCGGCGCGTGGGGTCGCTGGCCGGGTCGATCCAGTGGTAGTCGCGGCGGCTGTGGCGTTCGGATTTGT
This genomic window contains:
- the trbB gene encoding P-type conjugative transfer ATPase TrbB; the encoded protein is MGLAAIQSTRLDERLRRELGPAVLAALDDPDVIEIILNPDGTLWLESHGGGMRPAGTKMHAVQAERLIGTVAFALNTVANDQRPVIECELPLDGSRFTGWLPPVVSSPSFVIRKHARLIYTLDDYLAHGIIDANQAEEFRGAVARRENIVLAGGTGSGKTTLANALLHEMVRLGNPNERFIIIEDTLELHCDAPNVMLLHTTVAADLTFLTRTTMRARPDRIIIGEVRGGEALALLKAWNTGHPGGVTTVHANSATAALTRLGSLVQEAGVPPQPDLISQTVNVLAFVMRTPKGRRVTEMVRVEGYDPAFGFKISSIGGPHEVDHR
- the trbL gene encoding P-type conjugative transfer protein TrbL: MNNLDNIGQTFQWAGQRYMAIMQPFAEKIFLGLVLIEIIITCVHFLADQDEPTRLLAELVKKSLALGFLYAMIVNAPIWFSAIIQGFQQIGGQAAGIPGLSPSSAFNSGLALFQIIYRGFGSLGWFHVTLAALIALIAGLIMFLSFALIAAQMLLALCEAYVGAGGGVLLLGFSGSRWTIKFAEGFLGWIVGVGIKLFFLYLMVGIGLTITAGWNTALIGWTAGDPSLPLTIAGGAMIFALLAWTIPNTAASIVGGAVSLNLSHAFEAAMAGYGLGRILTSQKTAGAESGSSTQGAHSLGASLEAGDRAAANNHGSSASSRPTVRMPASGNVISSPTPN
- a CDS encoding conjugal transfer protein TrbE, with translation MFKEFRNLRRQSDRLGGFPDLLNYAALIDPGIVLLKDGSLLAGWRYSGPDLNSASPEEMTALVHQVNAGLARLGDGWMMNVDLIRKPSVGYPEAGAFPDPVTALIDHERRLHYTEEGQHFESRFALTLTWTPPTEMQSRAAGLLFQGRRATDWEETLDLFRRSLAENEDALSARLLMQRMDDVALLSHLNSCITARPDPVRPPAEGNFLDVLLGNHEFHAGFQPMLDDIQIRLIGLTGLPLHSWPEVTAFLDELAIPYRWSTRFIFLDAAEAERALRIQRRNWFQKRHGLSGMIKQVFSNGASQSFENKDALAMAEDADDALAEASSNRVRFGYYTSTIILMDENRLAADSNAREIAKQLQHHGFPAVIEHVNANEAYLGSLPGHGYRNVRRPLIHTRNLADLMPTTNVWPGEEINPCPFYPENSSPLCYAATTGGTPFRLNLHVGDVGHTLIFGPTGAGKSTLLGLLIAQFFRYPDAQVFCFDKGLSAFVLTKAAGGDHYDLGESEISFCPLANVNDDNERMWAQDWLETLLNLQGVTLLPQHRKAIWRALKLLGDSGSDARTITDLVRLLQDQTLRDGLDFYSLHGPMGRFLDADNDVLGSSRFQTFEIEALMAMGEKVLLPVLTYLFHRIDQRLDGRPTLIVLDEAWVMLANGAFGAKIEDWLRTLRKKNAAVVLSTQSLVEVANSPQRDVILESCPTKILLPNPEAQNPVTADLYRKFGLTSRQIDMLSLAIPKRQYYYLSPAGRRLFDLGLGPATLAFIGSGSKPDILQARQLIAKHGDCWASEWLRVRGFGDWAEYLGRICARVEAPGRPLLSTNRVPPLYTNGTANQAEINQ
- the trbD gene encoding conjugal transfer protein TrbD, whose protein sequence is MDTEVQRTLIHQALTRPVLLGGAERRLAILNWLIVAALIFGVGLHLYTVAIATILGTAGHWALRQAAKFDSQLSEVYIRHLHYQRYYPPRAAITAPPAPVHPAVPRLRKY
- a CDS encoding type IV secretory system conjugative DNA transfer family protein encodes the protein MRIFEYPTLIVTVVAMIAVHFTRRVGARADDLHGSAHWAGRKEISATGLLDADSGVYVGAWRNGRKTYYLRDSGPSHVLAFAPTRTGKGVGLVIPTLLSWPHSVVVHDIKGENWKLTAGWRQKGLGNLCLRFDPTCTDSTAARYNPLAEIRIGHEEVKDAQNIADMLIDPVGNAPRDHWDLTAHDLLTGVILHVIHAEADKTLAGCLKFLNPPDRDQEKAVQAMIDASHAQEITHAVVAGAAQAVLSKSPNERTSVLSTATRCLTLYRDPIVAANTDASDFSIADLTHHDRPVSLYLTVPPSDLTRTRPLMRLLLAQIAARLTETSPSNEHAVPMCRLLLMLDEFPALGRLDFFQSSLSYAAGYGIKAYLIAQDLSQLYAAYGHDESIVSNCAVRVAYAPNKIETARLISEMAGAATVRHEHRTYSDSRTTVSEPSMQRPLITPDETMRLPEDAALIFAPGSPPIYGTKIRYYLDQEFSARAKLAPPRHSDRVGAVREWPETPASGANHENRCTEEANDRHSTAEPEREQALRDSSKEWLFK
- a CDS encoding TrbC/VirB2 family protein; the encoded protein is MKLIIDRIHSRTDQWLSKLSYAIAVVTILWPARALATTGVGTLPWDAPLATIQGDLQGTVAHAATTIAVIGCGLTWTFSEHGTGARKMSAVALGGAAALGATQLMTALFPFAPALF
- the trbJ gene encoding P-type conjugative transfer protein TrbJ — its product is MKRKRFFEFLSTIVVVIAWLSFTCLPAHALFGAGDVVFDPTMYASQLQQLQQETQTVLTEAQQLQYMIRNTTGGYAGVWQSSQSMLDELGGIIEQQGGLSYTLSNLQAQFQQQFPGYTVPSNPDQQEAKNIATTLNTLNGTLAAAQLQAQNFANEQAQLTGLEGMNKTAAGNLQAIQVGNEIALQQVQQIQMLRQLVVSMINAQNVAAANAVNRQGAEDASTQQWLGAGPTIPFSVAPTGGQ
- a CDS encoding Fic family protein; its protein translation is MSEGDSHLVIDFRGRSLPEPARPVGYAALIERYNLQIPLPSRLAATASRHHPASTEAWQLFTPRHAPENTLSGHLEFALKWEGVDLSVLAALFKVVPDEEIAGAVRSKPTGAYARRLWYLHEWLTGRQLDIRDPGKVRAVAVVDPTKQFAIAGGKVSSRHKVIDNLPGTRAFCPMVRRTKALEEYAAKGLNKIARDVVGRIHADIMARAAAFLLLSDSKSSFSIEGERPSPKRAVRWGQIIGEAGSRKLSIAELERLQQIVIGDARFVHLGLRAEGGFVGTHDRTNNEPIPDHISARPEDLTSLVEGVITYAARGVAGRVDPVVVAAAVAFGFVYVHPFSDGNGRLHRWLIHQVLAAAGYNPPGVVFPVSAAILRNIDSYRSVLESYSRPLLDCIDWRPAPNGNIEVLNDTVDYYRYFDATAHAEFLYRCVEQTIEHDLPEEVAYLHAYDRFAHGIQEIADMPAEKIELLHRFLRQENGRLSKRARENEFAALTDREAERIEALYRASFEEKQSTAEA